AAAGTAAGCCGGTTCCGCATACCATTTGCGGGACCGGCCCGTTGGCCTTTTCTAGTGCGTGAGGAGGATGGCAGTCATTCTCTCATGACCAGCCGGATTCGTTCCCGGCTGGGATTGTTTTTGAAAAGCCATTTTTGCAGATCATTTGAATATGCTGATTTCCGCAACCGGAGTTGTTCCGGATGCGCCAAGGCTGAGCTGTGCTCTTATCCCCGTCTTTTTATGCCTACATATAAGTGTAAAGGTAAAGTGCGCGATATTTCACCTCCTTTTGTGTTTAGTATTACCGAAGGTGGGCCGGCGCATGATGGCGAGCAGATTTATATGCTGAACCTGAATCTTTTCGGGCGGGCTGTTGAATTGGCGGAAATATTGGTTCCGGCTATGAATCATGTTCTCGATGAGATTGTATTCCCGGAAGTGGATTCAAAATGGTGGGGGGAACGTAACCTCGAACCCTATCGTCCTTTTTATTCATACAGGCCGAACAATTTGTTTTCCCATGGGGATTCGTCCGGGCTGGATTATGAGAGCTGCTGTTCGCTGGAATCTTCTGTTGCCGGAGAATTATCCGGCATTAATCTCGAAGGCAAATATGATGTTGCGGCTCATTTTCAGACGCCTTTTCAGATTATTGATGATAAGGGCAACAGCTTAAAGTCTATGTCATTCCATAAATTGATCAGCAAGACGGTTACAAGATTGCGTGATATTAAACGCCATTACTATACCGGAAGCATGGGCCGCTTTGCACCGAAGTTCTGGAAGGTGGCCGAGGGCGTAAAAGATGATCCGAATTTGCGTTATGTTCAGGCCCGCCGATATTCGCAGCGACAGGAAGCAAGCATAGATCTTTCCGGTATGTCCGGTAGCGTACGATATTTTGGTGTTCCTGGTTTTTATCTGCCTATACTTTTGGGCGGGAGTCTCGTTCATGTCGGAGGCAAAACTTCGCATGGACTTGGCTGTTTCTCTGTCAGTTTGCTAAATGGAGGTGAATGATGGGTGTAAATGATGGTGGAAAAAAGAATGGAGTTGCTTTGCTGGTATTAAGCGGGGTGAACCCTCAGCTTGTAACTGAAGCTCTTTATGCATTGCACCGGGAATGCGCAGACCCTGAATCGGAATATTATGATCTTGAGTACCCGGAGAAAGTACATGTTATAACGACTAAAGAAGGTCAGAATTCTCTTTATAGCGGTCTTGGATATGATGTGCGGACTATGAGCAAACAGAATGAGAAGAAGATACGCCGAGAAAGAGGAGAAAATCCCGGCAGTAAATTCAAGTCTTTCTGTGAGAATTACGGGCGTGAAGATGTCGTTTTTACACCGCAAAATGTGCATGTGATCAGTGACGGAGGTAAACCACTTGTGGACATAACGAACGCCAAGGATTCCCGTATTGCTGAAGTTTTCATCATGCATGAGGTTATGGAGCTGGCCAAGCACAATACCATTTATGCCGTAATCGGCGGACGGGCCAGCATGAGTGTTTTTCTGTACACCACATTCCAAATATTGGGCGAAGGGGGACATAGGGTTTTCCATATTCCTGCTGGGAAAGAACTGATGGAAAGAAAGAAGCTTTTTTATCCGGCTTTGGATAAAAATACCGGGCAGCCAAAGAAAGAAGAGGACGAGCTGATTGATTTGTGTGAGCTTCCGGTGTTTGCTTTGAGTGATGTAGATAAGGTCGCTGGATATAAGAAGGTTGCTTCACGGATTGTTGAAAGTCAGTTTATGTTTGATGGTCTTGAAGCCGTAATTGAGTTGAAGGCTGGTAAGGATTCAGTTTGTGGTGTTTTACGTGCTGATAAGTATGAGTTAGAATTGCAGGGGGCAAAATTATTTTTCTTTTTGTTGTTATTATTTAGCAAGGAAAAGGGCATTGTCCCTGCTCGTTTAAGCAAAAAGGCTAATATGGAAGATATAGCATATGAAATTTTGGGTGATAATTCTAAATTCCCATATTATGCATTTAGAGATGATATGGGAGACATTCCAAAATATGTTTCTGATACAGCGAAAGAGCTGGCGACATCTGCATTTTCTGTTTTTGGAACGGAATCCGTACCAGTTACGGATAGCACAAAAAAAGGAAAAAGGCCCAGCAGGTTTTATATCCCAAATCGCAGAAGTGTCGTCTTCAAGAATTTGCTTTCAGGATATAGCCCAGAGCCAATAAGATTTGATTAGTTTTGCTTCTCGTGTTGTCTGTTACTATCCCCTGAGCATTTCCCGTGCTCAGGGCTTTTTGTATTTATCAGATTTTATTTGGGAATGTTAATTTTTTGCCGATTGCAGTTTTTCGAAGCTTGTGATTTTCATTATATGTGATGCTTTTTTTAGTAAGGTCTTGAAAATAAAGTAAAAGATATTGGTCGCGAAATGCGAGTTTGTGGTGTGCTTCATGTGACCAGTAAGTTAATTTGTGTTACTTGAAATGAGTGAAAAATGGGGGTATATAAGGTATTAGTTTAACTGGGTATAAAAAACGGTACCCGTTGAACGATTCCGCATACGGTACCCGTTGAACGATTCCGCATAATGACAGCGGATTGAAACTCCCCTTATTTTCTATTTTATGTTTTTATTCTTGTTGAACTATTCCGCATAATGACAGCGGATTGAAACATAACAATAAGTCCTATAAAGATATGCATACGTTGAACTATTCCGCATAATGACAGCGGATTGAAACTTGAAAAATTCATTTCTCCAGGAATTTTTTTTAGTTGAACGATTCCGCATAATGACAGCGGATTGAAATGAAAAAGCCGTCTTGAAATTTCAGGGCGGCTTTCGTTTAGCGAATCTTTTTTCCAAGAAAGATAAACTGCTTGTCGGGCGGGACTATGCGTGTCTTTTGTGGGTGAAGTTCCAAACCCATCTTTTGCAACAATTTATCCACGTATTTGCGGGCTTTGATCGTTTCTTTTTCAGAGATGGTGAAGATGACGAAATCGTCTGCAAAGCGCACGAATGGCAGGTTCCTTGCCGAAAGGCTATTGTCAAATGGAGTCAGGAAGATGTTGCAAAGCAGCGGCGAGATGATGCTGCCCTGCGGGATCCCACGGCGTTGCTGGAAGATGCCTGTGCGCGGTGTTCCGGTTTTGATCCAGTCGAAAATCAGCGATTGGACATGACCGTGCGTTACATATTTTTTCACGGTCTTTTTCAATTGACGATGCGGAATT
The Maridesulfovibrio zosterae DSM 11974 DNA segment above includes these coding regions:
- the cas6 gene encoding CRISPR system precrRNA processing endoribonuclease RAMP protein Cas6; the protein is MNKTLEEYVATHIESYLPLLSTKVSRFRIPFAGPARWPFLVREEDGSHSLMTSRIRSRLGLFLKSHFCRSFEYADFRNRSCSGCAKAELCSYPRLFMPTYKCKGKVRDISPPFVFSITEGGPAHDGEQIYMLNLNLFGRAVELAEILVPAMNHVLDEIVFPEVDSKWWGERNLEPYRPFYSYRPNNLFSHGDSSGLDYESCCSLESSVAGELSGINLEGKYDVAAHFQTPFQIIDDKGNSLKSMSFHKLISKTVTRLRDIKRHYYTGSMGRFAPKFWKVAEGVKDDPNLRYVQARRYSQRQEASIDLSGMSGSVRYFGVPGFYLPILLGGSLVHVGGKTSHGLGCFSVSLLNGGE
- a CDS encoding CRISPR-associated ring nuclease, whose translation is MGVNDGGKKNGVALLVLSGVNPQLVTEALYALHRECADPESEYYDLEYPEKVHVITTKEGQNSLYSGLGYDVRTMSKQNEKKIRRERGENPGSKFKSFCENYGREDVVFTPQNVHVISDGGKPLVDITNAKDSRIAEVFIMHEVMELAKHNTIYAVIGGRASMSVFLYTTFQILGEGGHRVFHIPAGKELMERKKLFYPALDKNTGQPKKEEDELIDLCELPVFALSDVDKVAGYKKVASRIVESQFMFDGLEAVIELKAGKDSVCGVLRADKYELELQGAKLFFFLLLLFSKEKGIVPARLSKKANMEDIAYEILGDNSKFPYYAFRDDMGDIPKYVSDTAKELATSAFSVFGTESVPVTDSTKKGKRPSRFYIPNRRSVVFKNLLSGYSPEPIRFD